The Pricia mediterranea genome includes a window with the following:
- a CDS encoding 2-oxo acid dehydrogenase subunit E2: MAKEIKVPQIAEGADTATVTEVLVVEGDSIEKDQSLIVVESDKASVEIPCPEAGTVQSIKVAEGDELHVGDVILSLETADSEASGDDGDKADDATNAESDGDSSQQDEDKDDDEATEDSSSQEKADKGEKQASDSPQKETGKNDDEGAGDASAEGQAGDPATQGKADKKEKQTDKTPTQEKAGKEDAEATGGSFSNDEADQTSPQDEAKKDDGGNNGNTETHKDKNDEGAQQDGDDYDVDSDSDVDSDSGREPETAAESKKETKAPEIGAAPGVRRLARELGVDLSAVKGSGETGHISQKDVKNHIKNSGGKPAKSESLSLADFTKWGEIETRPLSGIRRATAETVSESWRSIPHVFQFEEAELSGIEEYIEKHSEKAEEAGGKLTLTAVLVKVAAAALRQFPKFNASIDMAREELILKSYVNIGIAVDTERGLLVPVLRDVDRKSIIDLSLEITELAQKAREGQLSPDAMQGGNFTVSNLGGIGGTGFTPIILPPQVAILGVSRAKKKPVFLDGKFGGRTLLPLSLSYDHRLIDGAQGARFLDWIARALEDPYSALLEG, encoded by the coding sequence ATGGCTAAAGAAATAAAAGTACCCCAAATCGCGGAAGGCGCCGATACGGCTACCGTAACCGAAGTTTTGGTCGTGGAAGGGGATAGTATCGAGAAAGACCAAAGTTTGATCGTGGTGGAATCGGATAAGGCCTCGGTCGAAATCCCCTGCCCCGAAGCCGGTACGGTACAGTCCATCAAAGTGGCCGAGGGTGATGAGCTACACGTGGGCGATGTCATTCTCAGTCTCGAAACGGCGGATTCCGAAGCGTCCGGCGATGATGGGGACAAAGCGGACGATGCAACGAACGCCGAATCAGACGGGGATTCGTCTCAACAGGATGAGGACAAGGATGATGACGAAGCAACCGAGGACTCTTCATCCCAAGAAAAAGCGGACAAAGGAGAAAAGCAAGCCAGTGACTCCCCACAAAAGGAAACCGGGAAGAACGATGACGAAGGAGCAGGGGATGCCTCAGCGGAAGGTCAAGCCGGTGACCCCGCAACCCAGGGGAAAGCGGACAAAAAGGAAAAGCAGACTGACAAGACCCCGACCCAGGAAAAGGCCGGAAAGGAAGATGCCGAAGCAACTGGGGGCAGCTTCTCAAATGATGAGGCCGACCAGACCTCGCCCCAAGATGAAGCCAAGAAAGACGATGGCGGAAATAATGGGAATACGGAGACCCATAAAGATAAGAACGATGAGGGAGCGCAACAAGACGGGGACGACTACGACGTCGATTCCGATTCCGACGTCGATTCCGATTCCGGTCGTGAGCCGGAAACGGCCGCGGAGTCCAAAAAAGAAACAAAGGCTCCTGAAATTGGCGCCGCCCCGGGGGTACGCCGTCTGGCCCGGGAACTGGGCGTGGACCTCAGCGCGGTGAAAGGCAGTGGCGAGACGGGCCATATCAGCCAAAAAGATGTAAAGAACCATATAAAAAACAGCGGTGGAAAACCGGCGAAGTCCGAATCCCTATCCTTGGCGGACTTCACAAAATGGGGCGAGATAGAGACCCGACCACTCTCCGGTATCCGACGTGCCACGGCCGAAACCGTTTCGGAATCATGGCGTAGCATTCCCCACGTGTTCCAGTTTGAGGAGGCAGAACTATCGGGCATTGAGGAGTATATCGAAAAACACTCCGAAAAGGCAGAAGAGGCCGGCGGCAAGCTCACCCTTACCGCGGTGCTGGTAAAAGTTGCCGCGGCGGCCTTGCGTCAATTCCCTAAGTTCAATGCGAGTATTGATATGGCTCGGGAAGAGCTTATCCTTAAAAGCTATGTGAACATCGGGATTGCCGTGGACACGGAAAGAGGGCTGTTGGTGCCTGTGCTGAGGGATGTAGACCGGAAATCCATTATCGACCTTTCCCTCGAAATCACCGAACTCGCCCAAAAAGCGCGGGAGGGTCAACTTAGTCCAGATGCGATGCAGGGCGGCAACTTCACCGTTTCTAATCTAGGCGGAATCGGCGGCACCGGCTTTACGCCCATTATCCTTCCTCCGCAAGTAGCCATCCTCGGGGTGTCGCGTGCCAAGAAGAAACCCGTTTTTCTGGACGGAAAATTCGGGGGGCGCACCCTATTGCCCCTTAGCCTATCGTACGACCATCGCCTGATCGATGGGGCCCAGGGCGCCCGCTTTCTGGACTGGATCGCCCGAGCCCTCGAAGACCCGTATTCCGCTTTACTGGAAGGATAA
- a CDS encoding VOC family protein yields the protein MKVHPYLNFDGQAEEAFEFYRFVFGREFLTLQRMADGPDNPNLTSEDHDRIMYIALPIAENTVLMASDVLTSAASSLDVGNNVHILLEPEKKAEADRLFQALSEGGEIELHLREQFWGDYFGSCTDKFGIKWMVSCSEEA from the coding sequence ATGAAAGTGCACCCTTATTTAAATTTTGACGGTCAGGCGGAAGAAGCCTTTGAATTTTACCGATTTGTATTCGGGAGAGAGTTTCTCACCCTTCAAAGGATGGCCGACGGCCCCGATAACCCCAACCTCACCTCGGAAGACCACGACCGTATCATGTACATTGCCTTACCCATAGCGGAAAATACCGTCTTAATGGCTTCCGATGTGCTGACAAGCGCCGCTTCGAGCCTTGACGTGGGGAACAACGTGCATATCTTACTCGAACCTGAGAAAAAAGCGGAGGCCGACCGTCTTTTCCAAGCCCTTTCCGAAGGCGGGGAAATCGAACTGCACCTGAGGGAGCAGTTCTGGGGCGATTACTTCGGCAGTTGTACCGACAAGTTCGGTATCAAATGGATGGTGAGCTGTAGCGAAGAAGCATAG
- a CDS encoding photosystem reaction center subunit H, protein MKKKEKYLYYLNELSDYKVDDKYADVRDWVVKDATMRPIGTVTNLLVNKISERVVYLDVEVEPSIIDAKHDPYKGPANSEVREFINEKGENHIIIPIGLVDINMAEEYVFTEEIDHKTFAETKRIRRDTPIVRDYENAVLDSYGRRYVHTPANRKADAAEGTDEVVRESRMDKIKDRHSIGEYRDDDSFDKNFKAGTQQRSNENDRDQAYDEQAEREFYGRSEFDDSRFHRKKE, encoded by the coding sequence ATGAAGAAAAAAGAAAAATATTTATACTATTTAAACGAACTTTCGGACTACAAGGTCGATGACAAGTATGCTGATGTACGCGACTGGGTCGTCAAGGATGCGACCATGCGGCCTATCGGCACGGTCACGAATCTTTTGGTCAACAAAATTTCCGAGCGGGTGGTCTATCTCGATGTCGAGGTCGAGCCATCGATTATCGATGCTAAGCATGACCCGTACAAAGGGCCTGCGAATAGCGAAGTTCGTGAATTCATCAATGAAAAAGGGGAGAACCACATCATTATTCCCATCGGACTTGTCGATATCAACATGGCGGAAGAATATGTCTTTACCGAAGAGATCGACCATAAAACCTTTGCGGAAACCAAAAGGATTCGGAGGGACACTCCCATCGTTAGAGATTACGAAAATGCTGTTTTGGATTCCTACGGGCGCAGGTACGTACATACCCCTGCAAACCGGAAAGCCGACGCCGCCGAAGGCACTGACGAAGTGGTCCGGGAAAGCCGCATGGATAAAATCAAAGACCGACATAGCATCGGGGAGTATCGCGATGATGATAGTTTTGATAAAAATTTTAAAGCAGGGACGCAGCAGCGTTCTAACGAAAACGACAGGGACCAAGCCTACGACGAGCAGGCTGAAAGGGAATTTTATGGCAGAAGCGAGTTTGACGATTCCCGATTCCATCGAAAGAAGGAATAA
- a CDS encoding fasciclin domain-containing protein: MIHSKLFGILVLVGIFVTSCGEKKKDVDAAEKLDEALSVEAYENSKEDSIQSAVDAIIDREDFATLTKGLKSAELIETLDGKDSISLFAPTNDAFSKLPEGKVADLMQPAGKNTLISILKYHVVKGNHSLDDLKSQLNENNGALELETLEGEVLKVSMENDELLLTDPNGNTAKIVKSDIAASKDAIFGIDNVLKPDQL; the protein is encoded by the coding sequence ATGATTCACAGTAAACTATTTGGCATTTTAGTGCTGGTCGGCATCTTCGTCACATCTTGTGGGGAAAAGAAAAAAGATGTCGATGCGGCCGAAAAATTGGATGAGGCACTAAGCGTAGAGGCCTACGAAAACAGTAAGGAAGACAGCATACAGTCCGCCGTGGACGCGATAATCGATCGTGAAGATTTTGCGACCCTGACCAAGGGGCTAAAATCCGCCGAACTTATTGAAACCCTAGACGGTAAGGATTCGATCAGCCTGTTCGCCCCCACAAACGACGCCTTTTCAAAACTTCCGGAAGGTAAGGTCGCCGACCTGATGCAGCCCGCCGGTAAAAACACCCTTATTTCTATCTTGAAGTATCATGTTGTCAAGGGCAACCACAGCCTCGACGACTTAAAGTCACAATTAAACGAAAATAACGGGGCCTTGGAGCTCGAGACCCTTGAGGGCGAAGTACTGAAAGTTTCAATGGAAAACGACGAACTGCTGCTGACCGACCCCAACGGTAACACGGCGAAAATCGTCAAATCGGATATCGCTGCAAGTAAGGACGCCATCTTCGGTATCGATAACGTGCTGAAGCCTGATCAATTATAG
- a CDS encoding erythromycin esterase family protein — protein MKLVAVACFKSVKTDFNSDALSDYEALSRSISHRAVGVLYRPEYESLGHYVPTAVPKRYDHFLFFDTTEALHPMDVDVESSKVPETFPFGI, from the coding sequence ATGAAACTTGTAGCTGTGGCATGCTTTAAAAGCGTTAAAACGGATTTTAATTCCGACGCCCTCAGCGACTATGAGGCCTTGAGCCGCTCGATTTCCCATCGTGCCGTAGGCGTGCTCTATCGACCGGAATATGAAAGCCTCGGCCATTATGTGCCGACCGCCGTGCCCAAGCGCTACGACCATTTCTTGTTTTTCGATACCACCGAGGCCCTGCATCCGATGGATGTGGATGTCGAAAGTTCAAAAGTTCCCGAAACTTTTCCCTTCGGAATATAA
- a CDS encoding NAD-dependent epimerase/dehydratase family protein, with the protein MDEIIEHSEKGARTGDEEVIVITGSSGLIGFTLIERLAKKYRVVGLDRLGPPYPPLQAECVNFDITDEKAIDAAMERIRYGYGSKIASVIHLAAFYDFGQKDSPKYQEINVEGTKKFLGQLQDFEVDQFVFSSSNLIYKPTEPGKKIDEDCPVEAQWGYPESKIQTEGLIKENNHDIPAVFLRVAGVYTDYGHSIPITQQIKRIYEKEFVSHFYSGDLDHGDVFVHLNDVVDAVEKTVERRGELPDELALNIGEPTTPTYRELQDNIGNLLYGKEWETYEVPKPLAKAGAWTRDLFGDPFIKPWMIDRAEGHFELDIGRAKKYLDWEPQHRVLDTLPRMIDNLKTDSKKWYKKNNLD; encoded by the coding sequence ATGGACGAAATTATTGAACATTCCGAAAAAGGTGCCCGTACCGGAGACGAAGAAGTAATCGTTATTACCGGCAGTAGTGGGCTGATCGGTTTTACATTGATCGAGCGGCTGGCAAAAAAGTACAGGGTGGTCGGGCTTGATAGGCTTGGTCCCCCCTACCCGCCCCTTCAGGCCGAATGCGTCAATTTCGATATTACCGATGAAAAGGCCATTGATGCCGCGATGGAACGTATCCGTTACGGGTATGGCAGCAAGATTGCCTCGGTCATACACCTCGCCGCCTTCTATGATTTCGGACAAAAAGATAGTCCCAAATACCAGGAAATTAACGTGGAGGGCACCAAAAAATTTTTGGGACAATTGCAGGATTTCGAGGTGGACCAGTTTGTATTCTCCAGTTCGAACCTCATCTATAAACCCACCGAACCCGGGAAAAAAATAGATGAGGACTGCCCCGTGGAAGCCCAGTGGGGCTATCCGGAAAGTAAGATCCAGACCGAAGGCCTCATCAAAGAGAACAACCACGATATCCCCGCTGTATTTTTGCGTGTCGCGGGAGTCTATACCGATTATGGACACTCCATTCCCATTACACAACAGATCAAACGGATTTATGAAAAGGAATTTGTAAGCCACTTCTATTCGGGCGATTTGGACCACGGCGATGTGTTCGTACACTTGAACGACGTGGTCGATGCCGTTGAGAAAACTGTGGAAAGACGCGGGGAACTGCCCGATGAGCTTGCCCTCAACATCGGGGAGCCGACGACCCCCACCTATCGCGAACTGCAGGATAACATCGGAAATCTCTTATATGGAAAGGAATGGGAAACCTACGAAGTGCCCAAGCCCCTGGCCAAGGCGGGGGCGTGGACCCGCGACCTCTTTGGCGATCCCTTTATAAAACCTTGGATGATCGACCGCGCAGAGGGACATTTCGAACTCGATATCGGTCGCGCCAAAAAGTATTTGGACTGGGAACCCCAACACCGGGTGCTGGATACCCTGCCCAGAATGATCGATAACCTCAAGACCGATTCCAAGAAATGGTACAAAAAAAATAATTTGGATTGA
- a CDS encoding vitamin K epoxide reductase family protein, which yields MAELTERIPPGWDYNPATWSQRIPIVILALVGFVIATYLSLYQLDYIDTVWEPFFGDGSVTILNSKISHILPIPDAALGAFGYLVDAVTGVIGGTYRWRKMPWIVIVFGLAVGPLGFVSVMLVVFQPVLFSAWCSLCLASAIVSIAMIGPAMDEMLASLQFMQRAKKAGASTWKIFWGVSSEIEKVK from the coding sequence ATGGCCGAACTGACTGAACGTATACCACCGGGTTGGGACTATAATCCCGCGACCTGGTCGCAGCGAATACCCATAGTGATACTGGCCCTAGTAGGCTTCGTCATCGCTACCTACCTTTCGTTGTACCAGCTCGATTATATCGACACGGTGTGGGAGCCCTTTTTTGGCGATGGCAGCGTTACCATCTTGAATTCGAAAATCTCGCACATTCTACCGATTCCGGATGCCGCCCTTGGGGCTTTCGGATATTTGGTCGATGCCGTAACGGGCGTAATCGGCGGCACCTACCGCTGGCGCAAAATGCCCTGGATAGTCATTGTTTTCGGCCTGGCAGTGGGGCCCTTGGGCTTTGTAAGCGTTATGCTGGTTGTGTTCCAACCTGTACTTTTCTCGGCCTGGTGCTCCCTCTGCCTGGCCTCCGCCATCGTTTCCATCGCCATGATCGGCCCCGCGATGGACGAAATGCTGGCCAGCCTGCAGTTTATGCAACGGGCCAAAAAAGCGGGGGCATCGACCTGGAAAATTTTTTGGGGCGTGTCCTCCGAAATTGAAAAAGTGAAGTGA
- a CDS encoding SPW repeat domain-containing protein, which translates to MWAKILNIILGLWLMTAPAVFSYGKAASDNGHIIGPIIITFSVVSLWEATHVVRKWNYPFALWLLLSPWLLDYQATTAISSDIITGVLIMILSTVGQHIENRYGGGWSALLDKEPEHIEHAQKRKIE; encoded by the coding sequence ATGTGGGCTAAAATTTTAAACATCATTTTGGGACTGTGGTTAATGACGGCACCCGCGGTCTTTTCTTACGGGAAGGCGGCCTCGGACAACGGCCATATCATAGGACCGATCATCATCACCTTTTCGGTAGTATCATTGTGGGAGGCCACCCATGTGGTGCGTAAATGGAATTACCCCTTCGCACTGTGGTTACTGTTGTCACCATGGCTACTAGATTATCAAGCCACAACCGCCATTTCGAGCGATATAATAACGGGCGTCCTGATCATGATATTATCCACTGTCGGACAACACATAGAGAATCGATACGGAGGTGGATGGTCCGCACTCTTGGATAAAGAGCCCGAACATATAGAGCACGCCCAAAAACGAAAGATCGAATAG
- a CDS encoding universal stress protein, protein MQIQTLVVPVDFSDTAEKAVHYATALAKKLNSELIFAHGYTPVQAPNASASMSSTNIPPAQNVVTHEELARQRMEEFLDGFPEISNTRHTVSVMLGSITDVVRETVREKKVDLVVTATEGADELKGFFVGTNSEKLSREAPCPVLIVPDDVKNYKIDTVCLALDTKDPENSVSPELLMALVNAFDAKLRIIHISEDEDTTAKKTELIDQYQNTLGKTRHSFHVFHGDNPQDGITKFLDENPIDLLTLVHREHGFFERIFQPGIRKKLVFSADIPLLILK, encoded by the coding sequence ATGCAGATACAGACCCTAGTAGTACCCGTTGATTTCTCCGATACGGCCGAAAAAGCTGTCCATTACGCGACGGCCCTGGCCAAGAAACTAAATTCCGAGCTTATTTTCGCACATGGTTATACCCCGGTGCAGGCTCCCAATGCCAGTGCCAGTATGTCTTCGACCAATATTCCGCCCGCCCAAAATGTAGTCACTCATGAAGAATTGGCGCGTCAGAGGATGGAGGAATTTTTAGACGGATTTCCGGAAATTTCGAACACAAGACATACCGTATCCGTAATGTTGGGATCCATTACCGATGTTGTCCGTGAGACCGTCCGAGAAAAAAAGGTGGACTTGGTCGTAACGGCTACCGAGGGTGCCGACGAGCTAAAGGGTTTCTTCGTAGGCACGAACAGTGAAAAACTGAGCCGGGAAGCTCCCTGTCCCGTACTTATCGTTCCCGATGACGTGAAAAATTACAAAATCGATACGGTATGTTTGGCCCTGGACACTAAAGATCCAGAAAATTCCGTAAGTCCGGAGCTATTGATGGCACTAGTGAACGCCTTCGACGCCAAGCTAAGAATCATTCATATTTCAGAGGATGAGGATACCACGGCCAAGAAGACAGAGTTGATAGACCAGTATCAAAATACATTGGGGAAGACTCGCCACTCCTTCCATGTATTCCATGGCGATAATCCCCAAGATGGTATCACCAAGTTTCTGGACGAAAACCCTATCGATCTTCTAACTTTGGTACACCGGGAACATGGGTTTTTCGAGCGGATTTTTCAACCCGGCATCCGAAAGAAACTCGTGTTTTCTGCCGATATCCCCTTGCTCATCCTAAAATAA